A window of uncultured Gellertiella sp. genomic DNA:
AAAAGGCGGTTTCCGACATCATCGGCCCCCAGCCAGCCTCGTACCAGCCCAGCGACCCGTCTTCGAACAGCACCTGCAAATGGCCGTAATTATACATGTCCGGCCGGATTTCCTCCGACATCCTGAGCCCCATGCCGCGCACTTCCACCGGCCGGGAATCGGTGATCTGGCACATCACGTCGATATAATGCACGCCGCAATCGACAATCGGCGAGGTGGTCTGCATCAGCGCCTTGTGGGTGGCCCAGGTGGTGCCGGAGGATTGCTGGTTGAGGTTCATCCGGAACACATAGGGACCGCCCAGCGCCCGGGCCTCGGCAATCAGCCGCATCCAGGACGGGTGATGGCGCAGGATATAGCCGACCACCAGCTTGCGGCCATTGGCCCTTGCCGCCGCCACCACCCGTTCGGCATCGGCAACCGTGGTGGCGAGCGGCTTTTCGACAAACACATGACAGCCCGCCTCCAGCGCCATCACCGCGAATTCCGCATGGCTGTCGGAATAGGTGTTGATCGAGCAGACATCCGGACGAAGGGTCTTCAGCGCAGCGCCAAAATCCGGCAGGATCTCGTAAGCCCCAAGCTCGGGATCGAGCACCGGCGTCGAGCGGTTGACAAGACCGGCAATCGCAAAGCCGTCATTGCGGTGATAGGCGAGCGCGTGGCTGCGGCCCATGTTGCCAAGGCCCGCGACGAGGACGCGAAGCGGTTGTGCGCTCATTTGACGGCTCCCGAGGTGATGCCGCGGATCAGCTGGCGCGAGAAGATCATGTAGAGGACGAGCACCGGGAAAATCGCCAGCGACAGGGCCGACAGCACCGCATTCCAGTCGGTGACGAACTGGCCGATGAACACCTGGCTGCCGAGCGTCACGGTCTTGGTGGCCTCGGAGGGGGCCAGGATCAGCGGGAACCACAGATCGTTCCAGATCGGAATCATGGTGAAGACCGCGACCGTTGCCATGGCGGGCCGGACCAGCGGCAGCACCAGCCGGAAGAAGATCGCATATTCCGACAGCCCGTCGATCCGTCCGGCATTCTTCAGGTCGTCGGAGACGGTGCGCATGAATTCCGACAGGATGAATACCGCCAGCGGCAGGCCCTGCGCGGTATAGACCAGGATCAGCGCGGTGCGGGTATTGACCAGACCGGTCGCCACCATGCCCTGCAGGATGGCGACGGTGCCAAGCCGGATCGGGATCATGATGCCGAGCGACAGGTAGAGGCCCATCAGCGTGTTGCCCCTGAAGCGGTATTCCGACAGCGCAAAGGCCGCCATCGCACCGAACAGCAGCACGAAGAAGATGGAAACGACCGTGACCGTCAGGCTGTTGGTGAAATAGCCGGTGAAATTGCCCTGTTTCAGCACCGTCTGGTAGCCGATCAGGCTGAAGCTCGACGGCCCCGGCAATTGCAGCGGCGCGCGGAAGATCGAGGCGCGGTCCTTGAAGGAATTGGCGATGGTGAGAAAAACCGGAAACAGCGCAACCAGCGTATAGGCTCCGAGCGCCAGGTGGATGGCGCCGGTGCGAACAGGGGATGAGCGGGCCTTGGACATCTTGCTACCCCTTGCCTCTCAGAACTGGTAGCGGCGGATGCGCCGCTGGATGATGAACAGGTAGAGCGACACGCCGGACAGGATGATCAGGAACATCACCGTCGCAATCGTCGCCCCCATCGAGCGGTCGCCGAGCTGCAGCTGGAAGCCGAAGAAGGTGCGGTAAAGCAGGGTGCCGAGAATATCCGTCGAGCCGTCGGGGCCGGCAAGCGCCCCCTGCACGGTATAGACCAGGTCGAAGGCATTGAAATTGCCGACGAAGGTCAGGATCGAAATGATGCCGATGGCAGGCAGGATCAAGGGCAGCTTGATCTTCCAGAACTGGCTCCAGCCGGTAATGCCGTCGCATTCCGCCGCCTCGATCACCTCTTCGGGAATGTTGAGCAGGGCCGCATAGATCAGCATCATCGGAATGCCGACATATTGCCAGACGGAGATTAGCGACACCGTGACGAGCGCCGTATGCGGCAGGCCGAGCCAGGGCAGGAACAGGCCGCGCAATCCCGCCAGGCTCATCAGCCAGGGGGCCACGCCCCAGATCGGCGACAGGATCAGCTTCCAGATGAAGCCGACAATGACGAAGGAGAGCAGCGTCGGCAGGAAGATCGCGGTGCGGTAGAAGGCGGCAAAGCGCAGCTTCGGCACCGACAGCATCGCCGCCAGCGCCACGCCGATCGGGTTTTGCACCAGCATGTGGATGACGAAGAACACCAGATTGTTGCGCAGCGCATTCCAGAAATCGGCAGCCCAGCGCGGATCGCCAAACAGCACCCGGAAATTGCCGAGCCCGACATAAACGGTGCGGTCATCCACCGTATTGAACAGCGACAGCCACAGCGTCTGGAACAGCGGCAGGATCATCACCACGGTATATACGGCAAGCGCCGGGATCAGGAACACAAGTATATGCCAACGCACCGGCCGTTTCAGCGGCACCATCGCGATATCGTCTTCCGGCGTCATGGTGTGCCCTCAAGGTGCGGGTGGAGGTGGCAGGTGGGGCGGGAGGGGGAAGTTCAGGATGGAAATCCCCTCCCCCCAACGCAGCCCGAAGGCCAGTGCGGGTGGGAGGGGACGCCACTCAAGGCTTACTTCGCAGGCTTGTACCAGCTGTCGAGACCGTCCTGCAGCTTCTTGGCCGCGTCTTCCGGAGTCGAGGTGCCATTGATGACATTGGCAGACTGGGCCCAGGTTTCGTTTTCAAGATTCGGCGTGCCACGCGACAGGATCTGGTAGGTCGAGCGGATGGTCGACTTGCACTTGCCGCGCCAGGAGACGAATTCCTGCGCCATCGGATCGGTCATCTTGACCGGGGTCGAATTCAGGCTGAAGAAGCCCGGCAGCGAATTGGCGTAGATATCGGCAAATTCCGGCGAGGCGACCCAGCTGAGGAAGGTCTTGGCAGCCTCGGCATTCGCGCTCTTGGCGTTCAGCCCCATGCCGATGTCGTTATGGTCCGAGATGTAGCAGGGATCACCGGCATTTTTGACCGGCGGCTGGAAGGCCCCCATCTTGAACTGCGCCTGCTTGTTGAAGCCGGCGATTTCCCAGGAACCGGCGGGATAGATCGCGGCACGGCCAAGGGTGAACAGGTTCTGGCTGTCAGGATAGGTCTGGGCCTGGTAGCCGTCGCCGAGATAATCCTTCCACTTGGCAAGCGTCTTCAGCGGCTCGACCCATTGCGCATCGGTGAGCTTCTGGTCACCCTTGATCAGCGCCAGACGGCCATCCTCGCCCTTCCAGGAATTCGGGCCGATATTCTGGTAGCCCATGGTGGCGGCTTCCCAGAGGTCCTTGGTGCCCATCGCCATCGGGATATAGGTGCCATCGGCCTTGATCTTGTCGAGCGCGGCGAAGAAGTCGGCTTCGGTGGCAGGCACGGCAATGCCAAGCTTGTCGAAAGCATCCTTGTTGTAGATGAAGCCATGGATGACCGAGGCCATCGGCACGCAGAAGGTCGCCTTGCCATCGTCTGTGGTCCAGGCGGACCTGGCGACCGGCGAGAAGTTTTCCATGCCCGGCAGCGCGGTCAGGTCAGCCAGATGCTTCTTGTTGTAAAGCTCCAGCGAGGCATCGAACGGGCGGCAGCTGATCAGGTCGCCCGCCGAGCCTGCGTCGAGCTTGGCATTGAGGGCTGCATTGTATTCGGTCGGCGCGGTCGGCGAAAAGACCACCTTGATGCCGGGATTCTTGGCTTCAAAGGCCGGAATGAGCTTTTCCTGCCAGATCGACAAATCGTCGTTGCGCCAGCTTTCGATGGTGAGTGTGGTATCGGCAGCCTGCGCGATGCTGTAGCCAGCCATCAGGCTGGATGTCAGCAGCAACGCCTTGACAAGAGTACGGGTCATAATGGTCTCCCTCCATGGTGACGCCCCCATTGGCGCCCTGTTTAGACTTTTCTGTTGATGGCCTGCAAAGACTGGAGCGCCGACCGCAGATGCTGCCGGCTTGCCGACAGAAGCGCGGACGCTTCCGCCTTGCTTGCCGCCCCTGAGGCCAGAAGCACGGCAATCTTCACCGAACCGGAGGCCCTGACGAGCACGTCCTCCGCTTCCTTGCGACCGATGCCGGAAATTTCCGACACCATGCGCGTTGCCCGCGCACGCAGCTTGGCATTGTCGGCCACGAGATTGACCATGTGGCCATCATGGACATGACCCAGCATCACGCCCGCCAAAGTCGATACGATGTTGAAGGCAATTTTCTGCGCCGTGCCCGCGCCCATGCGGGTGGAGCCCGCCACCACTTCCGGCGGCGTCGGCAAGAGGACCGCGACATTCGCCTCCGCAAACAGCGGTGCACCCGCATTGTTGGCAAAGCCGATGATGCCAGCCCCTGCGGCCCGTGCGGCCCGGGCAACGCCAAGCACATAGGGCGTGGACCCGCTGGCGCTGACGGCAAGGACGCAATCGCCCGCACCCACCCTTGCCAGCAGGACCTCTGCTTCCCCCTGACCGGCATCATCTTCCGGACCACCGGGCAATTCCGGCGGCGCACCCGATGACCCCGGCAAGCCACCCGCCATCAGGATCAGGATTTTTCGCGGATCGATCCCATAGGTGCCGGGAAGCTCCAGTGCATCGGCCATCGCCATCAGGCCGGAACTGCCGGCCCCCGCATAGATCAGCCTCCCCCCGCCCGAGAGCGTCGAAGCCACCCGTTCCGCAGCAAGGGCAAGGGCGGGAAGCGCGGCCTCGACCGCCTCGATCGCATCCAGCTGTCCACGCCACAGCAGGGACAGCATGTCAGCTGGAGCCAGCGTATCAAACGCCACCCCATCGTCATGCCTGAGCTCTGTGGTCTCCAAGATCATGCCTTGCCTCCGCTGGCTCGAATAATGCCAACAAAATACCAATTGTCCATATAAAAATTAACCATTTGCCGGAAAGCTAAAATCATCACCCTCAAAATCCCAGCTTTATATCTTTTTATCAGATAGTTACGAAAAATTTCTGGAGCGACGCCAAAAGCGCCTTG
This region includes:
- a CDS encoding sugar ABC transporter permease; the protein is MTPEDDIAMVPLKRPVRWHILVFLIPALAVYTVVMILPLFQTLWLSLFNTVDDRTVYVGLGNFRVLFGDPRWAADFWNALRNNLVFFVIHMLVQNPIGVALAAMLSVPKLRFAAFYRTAIFLPTLLSFVIVGFIWKLILSPIWGVAPWLMSLAGLRGLFLPWLGLPHTALVTVSLISVWQYVGIPMMLIYAALLNIPEEVIEAAECDGITGWSQFWKIKLPLILPAIGIISILTFVGNFNAFDLVYTVQGALAGPDGSTDILGTLLYRTFFGFQLQLGDRSMGATIATVMFLIILSGVSLYLFIIQRRIRRYQF
- a CDS encoding ABC transporter substrate-binding protein, encoding MTRTLVKALLLTSSLMAGYSIAQAADTTLTIESWRNDDLSIWQEKLIPAFEAKNPGIKVVFSPTAPTEYNAALNAKLDAGSAGDLISCRPFDASLELYNKKHLADLTALPGMENFSPVARSAWTTDDGKATFCVPMASVIHGFIYNKDAFDKLGIAVPATEADFFAALDKIKADGTYIPMAMGTKDLWEAATMGYQNIGPNSWKGEDGRLALIKGDQKLTDAQWVEPLKTLAKWKDYLGDGYQAQTYPDSQNLFTLGRAAIYPAGSWEIAGFNKQAQFKMGAFQPPVKNAGDPCYISDHNDIGMGLNAKSANAEAAKTFLSWVASPEFADIYANSLPGFFSLNSTPVKMTDPMAQEFVSWRGKCKSTIRSTYQILSRGTPNLENETWAQSANVINGTSTPEDAAKKLQDGLDSWYKPAK
- a CDS encoding carbohydrate ABC transporter permease, translating into MSKARSSPVRTGAIHLALGAYTLVALFPVFLTIANSFKDRASIFRAPLQLPGPSSFSLIGYQTVLKQGNFTGYFTNSLTVTVVSIFFVLLFGAMAAFALSEYRFRGNTLMGLYLSLGIMIPIRLGTVAILQGMVATGLVNTRTALILVYTAQGLPLAVFILSEFMRTVSDDLKNAGRIDGLSEYAIFFRLVLPLVRPAMATVAVFTMIPIWNDLWFPLILAPSEATKTVTLGSQVFIGQFVTDWNAVLSALSLAIFPVLVLYMIFSRQLIRGITSGAVK
- a CDS encoding N-acetylmuramic acid 6-phosphate etherase, whose product is MILETTELRHDDGVAFDTLAPADMLSLLWRGQLDAIEAVEAALPALALAAERVASTLSGGGRLIYAGAGSSGLMAMADALELPGTYGIDPRKILILMAGGLPGSSGAPPELPGGPEDDAGQGEAEVLLARVGAGDCVLAVSASGSTPYVLGVARAARAAGAGIIGFANNAGAPLFAEANVAVLLPTPPEVVAGSTRMGAGTAQKIAFNIVSTLAGVMLGHVHDGHMVNLVADNAKLRARATRMVSEISGIGRKEAEDVLVRASGSVKIAVLLASGAASKAEASALLSASRQHLRSALQSLQAINRKV
- a CDS encoding Gfo/Idh/MocA family oxidoreductase: MSAQPLRVLVAGLGNMGRSHALAYHRNDGFAIAGLVNRSTPVLDPELGAYEILPDFGAALKTLRPDVCSINTYSDSHAEFAVMALEAGCHVFVEKPLATTVADAERVVAAARANGRKLVVGYILRHHPSWMRLIAEARALGGPYVFRMNLNQQSSGTTWATHKALMQTTSPIVDCGVHYIDVMCQITDSRPVEVRGMGLRMSEEIRPDMYNYGHLQVLFEDGSLGWYEAGWGPMMSETAFFVKDVMSPNGSVSIVMEGGARSDDIDAHTKTSMIRVHRARMGSDGRFAEPDLDLKMAGEPGHQELCEREQAFLLKAIREDVDLSRHMQDAVQSLKVCLAADESVKTGKPVRLQGE